The genomic DNA TTGGACACGCCCCTTGGACACGCCCCTCTGAACACGCCCTGCTGGGCATGTCCCCGTGCTTGCATGGGCTCTGTCCCACAAAAAGTTGACAAAGGGCACATGGTCAGccggtgacacacacacacacacacacacacacacacacacacacgtgaacttGCACGCAAGACTACACACCAGCTCAAGCAAACTTGCTATACTTGCTGTGTCTAAACACAAATATAAAACATGGTCAGACTGGTGCCttttcttcctctttcttcctctctctctctctctctctctctctctcacacatacacacacacacacacacacacacacacacacacacacgccctagCATGCATCCTTGCGCACAGCTCCATACTGACACACAAAGAGCTAGCTTCAACTATAGAGGCCGCGTCTGATCTATAGTGGAATACAGACCGTCACTATACATTACAGAACAAATGGAGAAATGCCTCCTTGCATGGGTATAAAATGGCTTGAGTGGTATTCTGGGGGAAAGCTTAGCTTAGATGATTAGGATGTAGTCCAAAACAGCACACAGTGAAAACATCTAAATGGAAAATATAAATGTAGCCTTCCACTTCTAATAGAAAACTACTATGACATGCAGGCAGGCGTCTCAGGCTCTTATGTCATTAGAGGTCATCTTTTCTAATCAGTGTTTCATCTCGAGCTGTAATCTCTTTACTCCACTtattcctcttctctctctctctctctctctctctctctctatctatctgtccCTTCAGTGCAAGACATtattcttcttccccttctgtCTTGCTCCTCTGTCTTCACCAATGTGCTTACGAAAGACAGAATCTCATAAGACATGTCTTTTCATTACcgtcagagagagaggaagtgagagagaaagaaagagagagagagagtgaaataaACTGATAGATGAGCTGGTATTGCTTCCCAGAGGCTTTGCTTCCAGCAGCCTGACATGTAAGGATGCACACCCCTCTATTTCTCTCACACCGTCACACACCCCTCTATTTCTCTCACACCGTCACACACCCGCgcttacacacacccacataccgTCACTCACCCGCgcttacacacacccacacttacacacacccacacaccgtcacacacccGCGCTTACACACACCCGCgcttatacacacccacacaccgtcacacacccgcgcttacacacacccacacttacacacagccacacactgtCATACACCCGCgcttacacacacccatacttacacacacccacacttacaCGCCGTCACAAACCCACATACCCACACCGTCACACACCCGCgcttacacacacccacacaccgtCGCACACCCGCGCTTACACACCGTCGCACACCCGCGCTTACACACCGTCGCACACCCGCACTTACACACTGTCGTACACCCGCACTGACACACCGTCGCACACCCACGCTTACACACCGTCGCACACCCACGCTTACACACCGTCGCACACCCGCACtgacacactgtcacacacccGCACTGacacaccgtcacacacccGCACTGacacaccgtcacacacccGCACTGacacaccgtcacacacccGCGCTTACACACCCgcgcttacacacactcacataccgCCACACACCCGCgcttacacacacccacacttacacacacccacacaccgtcacacacccGCGCTtacacaccgtcacacacccGCGCTTacacacaccgtcacacacccgcgcttacacacacctacacttacacacagccacacactgtCATACACCTGCgcttacacacacccacacttacacacacccacacttacaCGCCGTCACAAACCCACATACCCACGccgtcacacacctgcacttacacaccgtcacacacccctacttacacaccgtcacacacccCTGCTTACACACCATCGCACACCCGCgcttacacacacccacacactgtcgCACACCCGCGCTCACACACCGTCGCACACCCGCGCtcacacaccgtcacacacccGCGCTCACACACCATCGTCGCACACCCGCGCTCACACATCGTCGTCGCACACCCGCGCTCACACACCGTCGTCGCACACCCGCGCTCACACACCGTCGcacacccacgctcacacaccgtCGCACACCCGCACTtacacaccgtcacacacccGCACTTACACACcgtcacacacttacacaccgtcacacacccacactcacacaccgtcacacacccacactcacacaccgtcacacacccacacttacacaccgtcacacacccacccttacacaccatcacacaccgtcacacacccacacttacacactgtcacacacccacccttacACACCGTCTcacacccacgctcacacactgtCGCACACCCGCACTtacacaccgtcacacacccGCACTTACACACcgtcacacacttacacaccgtcacacacttacacaccgtcacacacccacactcacacaccgtcacacacccacactcacacaccgtcacacacccacacttacacaccgtcacacacccacacttacacacccacccttacacaccgtcacacacccacacttacacactgtcacacacccacccttacacaccgtcacacaccgtcacacacccacacttacacaccgtcacacaccacactcacacaccgtcacacacccacactcacacaccgtcacacacccacactcacacaccgtcacacacccacactcacacaccgtcacacaccatcacacacccacacttacacatcgtcacacacccacactcacacaccgtcacacacccacactcacacaccgtcacacacccatacttacacacccacacaccgtcacacacccacactcacacaccgtcacacacccacactcacacaccgtcacacacccacccacacaccgtcacacacctgcactcacacaccgtcacacacccgtactcacacacgtcacacactcGTACtcacacaccgtcacacacccgtactcacacaccgtcacacacccgcactcacacaccgtcacacacctgcactcacacaccgtcacacacccacactcacacaccgtcacacacccacacttacacaccgtcacacactcacactcacacaccgtcacacacccacacttacacaccgtcacacacccatacttacacacccacacaccgtcacacacccacactcacacaccgtcacacacccacactcacacactgtcacacacccacacacacaccgtcacacacccacactcacacacccacacttacacacacttacacaccgtcacacacccacacaccgtcacacacctgcactcacacaccgtcacacacctgcacttacacaccgtcacacacccgtactcacacaccgtcacacacccgtactcacacaccgtcacacacccgcactcacacaccgtcacacaccgtcacacacccgcactcacacaccgtcacacacccgcactcacacaccgtcacacacccacactcacacaccgtcacacaccgtcacacacccacacttacacacagtcacacagcgtcacacacccacactcacacacctcctcagacCCTAACACATCCTATGACATCTGAACTTGTGCCTCTCTCAGCATTCCCACCATCTTCACCATATGGCCAAGCTCTCACATTCCACCCTGCTCAtcaacatcacctccacccctgaAATCTCCACCCAGTGTCCAGAGATGAGAgcatcacctccacccctgaAATCTCCACCCAGAATCCAGCTTCCTAGATGAGAGCTTCCTAAGACATATGTAAGACTATCACATTAAAACTATAAATTGGTCATCTCAACGTAATAAAAATGCAGTGCCAGGTGgttacacatatgcatacacacacacacacacacacacacacacacacacacacacacacacctgtctatacTCTTCATCATTAATTCAATAATTGGCAATAAAAGCCTTGACTGGCCGTGAGACTTTAACGATGGCTGACACTGAGCCAACATCTGATCAGAAGTCATGGGAGAGAGCAGAGAGCCATCACATGCTTGAGTTGAGCGAGATTACGTCTGCTTTCATTCAAGCAAGCCCGCTGAAATATTTCCCTGGACACACATTCAGCATTCACGGGCCACAAACGCTGACTCTCCTCTAACCGGCCCAGCCTGACAACATACAGGAGCGACGGGAGAGCGCCGACTACATCTAGATCTCCATCTCCATTCACACGTCCACGCCCATTATTCATATGGAGAGGCCACGCCTCCTCTCCGCCCCTCCCTGTAATCAGCACAGGTGAACGTGTGGAACGACGCTGCGGAGGCCTGATGAAGAAGGAAGGCTCGTGGGTGGAGAAGGCAGGTGGAGCACACAGGTGGAGCACACAGGTGGAGCACACAGGTGGAGAGATGCTCAGATTTATGGTTGCAGAGATGCTCAGAAGTGGGTTATACAGCTCAGTGAAACAGTGATGACCCCACAGCACCGCATCTATCCACTCATCGAGTATGGATATACAAACCGCCTCCCTCCCCCGCTCCCGTCATATCTGCAGTGAGGAAAATACTACGCAAAGCTGCAGCATCTCCTCGAAAGGCCACGCCAGCCGCATGGTCCCCACGGCGCAACGCGTGAGCTGGCATCTCGATTCATCCAGGCGGAAAGTTCCCGCACCCCCCCCTTTCCCCATCAGCACCTCCGTCTCCGGGAGGGGAACCCTCTGCTCACCTGCGAAGGCCTTCGAGATATTCTCCTTCTTCCATTCCCAGGGCTGGTCGTACTCGTCTGCCGGCCGGTCGTCGTCCTGGGGGAGTCTGCTCTCCCGGACCTCCTCGGGCGCCGGCGCCGACCCTGGGCCGTGCTCCTCGTACGGGGTGTCGTACAGCTGCACCTCTCCTCGGACCCGGCTGCCGGCCCTCCTCTGGAGTGCTGAGAGCACACGGTTAGCATTTACAACATCGCTAGAGAATAATACAGTACATAGTGTTATCATGTCATGATCTGAGCCCACAGGGACAGTGGCATAGGTGATTTAGCTGGGCTTTGGCCAAGGTGACAGCTGCCAAGGTCTGAAGGGGCAGAAAGGCGGAAAGGCTGGAATTCAAGCAGCACGGGGACAGAACCGGGGACAGGGCGGCCACGTTTCGTCGTCCAAACGAATGAAGACAGGAGCAAAGCAGGGACGAACGCAAAATCGATGCTGCCCCTGCCTCGCCCAGCTGGGCTCCCACAGCGTGCGCCATTAATTATGAaaatgtgtggtgtggagtggaggggaatgaatctgggggggggggggggggggggggggggggttaaattGTGTTTGCACAGCTTGGCACAGGCTCAAGGTTTAAGATGGAGGGGCTGAACAAAACGCTCGTGATGGCGTAGGAGAGAAGTAGTGGCGTGGCGATCGTAAGAGATGGATTTAACACGTCACCCCATCTCGCCGCACTCTGAACGCCCCCGAACCATCTCGCCCTCGTTACGGCCATTTTCGTTTCGCGGTTCTATTCCCGTTCCACTCAAAAGCTGGAAGGCAGCCATGGAATAAGCCCCAAGTGCCTTTCAGCACAGATCAGACTGATACAGATGCATTACGCCAATACACAAACTCACTGACATTAACTCATGAAGAAAATCGCGCCGAGAGATAAATGAGAACTTTATGTTCCAACCTGCACTTATCTTGCTTTCAATGCCATTTGAAATAATAACACACTTAGCATGGAGAAAGCAAGTCATAATACGCCAGCAAGATACTCTCTGGTATTCGTGGTTACAAGCACACAGGCAAAAACCACAATATAGGAAATGTTTGACAGTGGTGGGAGAAAAGAAAACTGCCACTGAGGCACGATCGTGCGGGGAGTGTGGTAACAGCAGATGAAGGAAACTGGCAGGGGGtttgtggaggggggggtgtggggcgaGGCAAACTTTAACCTTCAAACGGCTTCTGCTGGGCGCCCCAGTGGTCTCCATAGCGACAGGGTAGGCCTCGGGGGGATAGGcccgggggtgagggggggaggggctggcggCACGTTGACGTTAAGTGCTTCAGACACAAGAAATTCCACCCCACCTCAGCTCCGACACTTACTGATGGATCAGGAGAACGCACGGAGGTGACACCTCGGCGCAGATGTTAACTACTCAGGAGGGGCtcgtggcggtggtggtggtgtctgatCAACGGTGAGGAATGTGCTCAAAACATCCACAAACCAAATCCAAAGTAGAGCTACGCAGGGCTGCTTGAAACGCTGCAGCTTTACCTTCAACTGCAGAATGTTCTATCATACCAAACCTCTGGGGAGAAACACCACAGCACAACAGCTTTCAAACCACTGTATGCGAAGATAATGTACCGTTTAGAACAGTTAAAATTACAGAATATTTGCCGAGTTGTTTTGATCCTCTTAAGCTTGTTTGGAGCCCAGCTGAACTAGGATAAGCCACGAGCTAACTGAAAGTCTGCTACATTTTCACTTACTAAACATTATTCGCAGAAAGCGCTTCTTATGGGTTAATTCTTAACACAATATTGTTAAGCCTGTTTTGTAAACCTCCCTTTTGATATAAGTTACCCTGCTTTGCAATCGTGAAGCCAGTACCACACAGCACTGGTAGCAATCAATCAAGCAGGTCAGTCAGATCAGTCATGAGTCAGTAGTGTCGGCCCAGTATTTTGGCAGAGGCCCCAGCATTTCAGTGTTGGACTTTTTGTTTAAACGTGGCTCCTTAAGGCATTTAAATGAACCCAAAATGGACtgcactcacagacacatctgATACAACTGTGTGGCACTCTGTGAAAATTGCAGTGGAGAAATTCTTGTCTCTGAAGAAAACTTGagtagggacacacacacacacacacacacacacacacacacacacacacacacacacacacacacacacacacacacacatagagagagacagactccCTACAGGCATGGCCAAACACCCTACAGTGAATGAGCAGAAGACTAAATGAGTGTGAAAGAGTGGGCCAAATGAAGAGATCTATGCCAAGCCATAGAACATGGAAATAACACAAAGAACGAAAGATGAGATGGAGCCATTTTCCTCAGAAAAAGTGAAAGAACTTGCACTCAGTGGGACAGTTGCAGCTAGTCAACACTCATACTGCATTAGGTCCTTAGTGACTGTATCCTTAGAGACTGTGTCCTTAGTGACTGTATCCTTAGTGACTGTATCCTTAGAGACTGTGTCATAGACTCATAAGCTGCCGTCTTAAAGGCTTTTAACACCAAGTCCACTACATGATTTGTCAAACAGTTGATGTTAAGACACAGGCTATGTAGTCTGTATGGCAGTCACGTAAACAGAAAAACTATGAAAGAAACAACAAACTGACTTTAATAGATTGAGCGAAACACCCATTAAATACCCAAAACACCCCACTTTGATTATATTACTGATGGACTGGAATACCATAAAATATTTCACAAGTTTGAAAACACAATCAAAGCCAATCTCTAATTTATTATtcgatgtgtgtgtttttgttttcacaGATTATTTGTATCGGCGGTGAGAAGGTTTTTGGCCTGCCCACAATACAGCTTTGTGGCAGACTGAAACAGAAAGAGGTCAGGGGTCAACAAAGTGCTGATTTGTCTGCTGAAGGCGGGACTAACCGGCGAGCACCCGCTGTGCCTCGTAGGGCTCCATGTAGCCGTTGCTCTCCGGCCTGGCCGTGGCCGGGTGGCCCTCGGGCTGCGAGTCCTGACGCGCATCAAAGGGGTCGGAAtagtccatatctcccaccgcTGGGGCAGAGGGCACCACCTGAGATTGACGAGACAGTGGTGAGATCTCACGGCCAAGCAAAAGAGGCGCAAGGGCTCGAAATCGCAGAAGAAACCCCAGCTTGTGCAAGAATGTCGTGGAAATCATGCAGACCCACGGGTCACTGTGACGCTGCTTACGCCGCGGACCATCTGTGGCATACGTGACCGCTCTGTGCCAATACGCATCACAGTATTTAGTGTGACTCTTTTATGGACGACCCCAACCTGCAATCCATATTTTCATACCACTATGGCAATGAGCTGCTGCTTCGAAAGCGGCCGAGCCAAGATCACTCCCACTCTCGGGCAGGCGAAGGAGCTCAGGGGGAGAGTGTTGATGAGCGCACCGGAGGAGCATTTGTCTCTCAGCACAGGCGCTGGGAGGGTGTCCGCTGGTGGCTGGCATGCTGACAAATCACAAAGGCAGCCATATGGTCCCCGAACAACAGCCCCACGCCACAGGTTCAGGGAAGCCAGCATACTGAATGCCACATGCAACACCGACGCCACATGCAACAATCTCCAGATTATCATACATGGGCACAAATGGTAAATCTGATTATTCTGTTGAAACTCATCATTTGGATTAAGCTGTGTCTCTGTGAGTAGGTTAGGGCTATTAAGCAATTAGCTGATGTTTATTAGAGAAAGTGTTGCGAAcacactacatcactacatttATGCACTGGAAGAGTTGAGAGCATCAATCAAATAGATGACATCACATCTGGCAAGGAAACCTGATCACACTTTCCCCCAGGCCAAGATAATCAGTGCACTCATTATGGGCAGTGATTAACCTACACAGGGAATCAACGCGCCTATTCAAAGCTCCAGCAGTTAAACTACCTCTTACTGCACAGATGCACTAACGTGTGCGCATGCAGTCGTTGTGAGTGTCTATTGTGCCCGTGCAATGCGTCTGATCACAGGAAAACAATAGACCTTTTAGGCTCTGGTGAGTAGTCACAAAGGGACCCGCGTGCGAGCTTAAGCAGACTTAATCTATTATTCATGTAAACCAGCCCAGCGTACATCTCGATGCTTTGACACCTATGGAGTTCAAAAGGGTCAAAAATCAATGCGAGGTTTACAATGGGATTAACGTGAAGCGTCTCGGAGCATTGTAAATGGATCATTTCAACCATTTCGTTCTTCACGTTTGAAAGAAGTTCACTGTTCACTATGCGAGTGCCACTAATTCATATCCTACTCCTCCCGAACGCACGCGCATCTTACCGGGTCTGCGGGCTCCTCCACGGACGCAGAGCTCAGAAGAACTTTGGTCCGACCAAGGTCTTGCGAGTCCACCTTGATGAGACGATGTTTGGGCGATACTACTTTTATATCCAGACCGGAGGACTTCAGCGGAGAGCCGAGTCCTGCATTCTGGACTTCTGTGGATCCGCCGTCGTTCCTGGATCTGTTTTCGTGGTCCTCGTACGGGTCCTCAAAATCCAGGCTCTTCTGCACGCGATAAGCTTTGAGTATTTCACTCTCTGTATAGTCGGGTTTGGGTGGCTGAGGGGGCACTCGCTTACTTCCAAAACTCAAATAGTCCTTCAGCCACTTGGCCATGGTGGCCTATTTGCAGTACCAATTCCAAACAAAGAATAAATGCAGTTGTTTATCCTGTAAGTTCTGCAGTCAGACTTCAGAATGATTTAAAACCATCGGGACATGTGGGAGTCTTTTTCTCCCATTTCTCTCGCTGCATCCATTTGTCGCTTCCTGTAACAGCCAGCAACGTGAAAGAATAAATGCAAATTGCAACAATTATCAATCGCCTATCAATTTATAATTGTGTTAGACGCATCTCATAAAAGTATACTGAATAATCAAATCTCATCTCCAAACGTCTCATCTCACGCGCTTATCCCACATTAACTTTGCAAAAATAACTAGTTACTCCAGTACTAAAAATGTCAAAATAGTGCAAGTCAAAGTGTCAGATAATTGCTCCCATGCTACCCAAGTGTAAAAGCAATACAGTAAAAACCAAAACTTTGCACCAAAGTTGCGCTACTCATTAAAATACGCTAACGTGCAAAAAGACACAGTTAAGACTCTTAAGATGTGTGGAGATCACGGGGACACTTCATTGTAAAATCCATCGCTCGGTCATATCAAGCAGTGTGGTTCACACGCATCATTATACTGAGCTGATAGAGATCAACCACCAAGACAGCAGCAAATTCTCACTCACTGTTTCCAAAGAAGCTCGGTTCGGTCTATATCCTCGGTTTGGTCTATATCCACGGAGTCCTGCCGTTATTCATCATCGGCACCAAGTACATTTTTCAACACAGACACGAAAACCGCCTTCTGACAGACAACGAAAAATCTGCCTGCGCTTCGCACAGTAgagaagagtgtgtggagaCGCGAGTGTGTGGAGACACGAGTCGTTCGGAGTGATGAATGAGAAACTGGAAAGTGAAGAGAGCCGAAGCTTTTAAAGGGGAGGTCCATTCCTCGTATACAGAGGTGGGCTATTTTTGTTCAGCCGGTATTTATTTGACCGAAAAAGAAACATTTAGAAGAAATTCTGCAATATTTTACTCTGCATTAGAATGTTTCCACAAGATGGTTATCTTGGTAAGACGGTAAGAAAAACGGGGCGAGTCAACAGAGGATGTTTCAAAACTGAATTTGTTATACGGAGTATATACATGTATACGGAGGAAAATATGCAAGTTTGTTATGATCCTTGTTTTGTTACTTCCATTAACAAATATAACTTGATTATATATTACGTTTAAGACACATTTCTACTGTTTCCTTCAATTAGCGCCGTTAATCGTTGAAGCCACAGTTcattaaagcattttaaatAAAACTCCCAAACGCGTTGCAGATCAGATGTGATTCGTGTCTTCGCTGCCATACTGCACTTCATTCACCAAGATACTGGGACTTATTTAGCCCTTTGACTCGGACACCTGAGATAAAGTGCGTGGTTGGGTAGATCGCTGGAAAACAGCTGGAAGAGACGTTTACATGAAGGTAAAGGTGAACTGTTCAACAGTCATTATAGGATCTAACAGGTCTTGGAATATGATGGTGGTATGTGAACTCGTGTGCTTAGGGAAAACCGCGTAGGATGATGTTTCTAAGGGGTTACGCATTTAAAATGGACCATTACACCAGGGTATACACTGACTGATGAACATCTGGACTAGATTGTCAAAATGCAACACGGATCTTGATGAAGAGGATTCTCCTTCACTGATTTCCTGTTAGGCTGCTTCAAAGTCAATTCGGTTCTCTGAAGCGCCAGATGAAACGAGCAGAGACCGTAAAAAAGACTCGGCGATTTGACGAGAGG from Brachyhypopomus gauderio isolate BG-103 chromosome 12, BGAUD_0.2, whole genome shotgun sequence includes the following:
- the shdb gene encoding src homology 2 domain containing transforming protein D, b produces the protein MAKWLKDYLSFGSKRVPPQPPKPDYTESEILKAYRVQKSLDFEDPYEDHENRSRNDGGSTEVQNAGLGSPLKSSGLDIKVVSPKHRLIKVDSQDLGRTKVLLSSASVEEPADPVVPSAPAVGDMDYSDPFDARQDSQPEGHPATARPESNGYMEPYEAQRVLAALQRRAGSRVRGEVQLYDTPYEEHGPGSAPAPEEVRESRLPQDDDRPADEYDQPWEWKKENISKAFAVQFEGAEWDRSSPPDRTRSSRPPLILGSGKLRRPSEPAAVLGERVDPTLPLEKQVWYHGALSRSDAESLLTLCKECSYLVRSSESSYSEYSLSLRSCQGFMHMKFSQSKDGKYILGQNSPPFSTIPEVIHYYTMHKLPIRGAEHLSLLFPVLVQTL